A single genomic interval of Sceloporus undulatus isolate JIND9_A2432 ecotype Alabama chromosome 2, SceUnd_v1.1, whole genome shotgun sequence harbors:
- the TOB1 gene encoding protein Tob1 gives MQLEIQVALNFIISYLYNKLPRRRVNIFGEELERLLKKKYEGHWYPEKPYKGSGFRCIHVGEKVDPVIEQASKESGLDIDDVRGNLPQDLSVWIDPFEVSYQIGEKGPVKVLYVDDSNENGCELDKEIKNSFNPEAQVFMPISDPASSVSSSPSPPFGHSATVSPTFMPRSTQPLTFTTATFAATKFGSTKMKNSSRTNKVARTSPTNLGLNVNDLLKQKALSSSMHSLYGLGLGNQQVPQQQQPPPQQPQKTSALSPNAKEFIFPNVQGQGSTSNLFPSDSSLNLSPLQYSNAFDMFAAYGGLNEKSFVDGLNFSLNSMQYSNQQFQPVMAN, from the coding sequence ATGCAGCTTGAAATACAAGTAGCACTCAATTTTATTATTTCGTATTTGTACAATAAGCTTCCCAGACGACGTGTGAACATTTTTGGTGAAGAGCTTGAAAGACTACTGAAAAAGAAGTATGAAGGGCATTGGTATCCAGAAAAGCCATACAAAGGATCAGGGTTTAGATGTATACATGTAGGGGAGAAAGTGGACCCAGTTATTGAACAAGCATCCAAAGAGAGTGGTTTGGACATTGATGATGTTCGTGGCAATCTGCCTCAGGATCTTAGTGTCTGGATTGACCCATTTGAGGTTTCATACCAAATTGGTGAAAAGGGACCAGTGAAAGTGCTTTATGTGGATGATTCCAATGAAAATGGATGTGAATTGGATAAAGAAATCAAGAATAGCTTTAATCCAGAAGCCCAAGTGTTCATGCCAATAAGTGATCCAGCATCTTCGGTCTCAAGTTCTCCTTCACCTCCGTTTGGTCACTCTGCTACTGTGAGTCCAACCTTTATGCCCCGTTCCACTCAGCCTTTAACTTTCACCACTGCCACATTTGCTGCCACCAAGTTTGGCTCAACCAAAATGAAGAACAGCAGCCGTACCAACAAGGTCGCCCGCACTTCTCCCACTAACCTTGGCTTGAATGTCAACGATTTGCTGAAGCAGAAAGCTCTTTCCTCTTCCATGCACTCTCTCTATGGTCTTGGCCTAGGTAACCAGCAGGttccacagcagcagcaaccaccACCACAGCAGCCGCAGAAGACATCTGCCCTTTCTCCTAACGCAAAGGAGTTCATATTCCCTAATGTACAGGGCCAAGGTAGTACAAGCAACCTCTTCCCCAGCGACAGTTCCCTTAACCTGAGTCCTCTCCAGTACAGTAATGCCTTTGATATGTTTGCAGCCTATGGAGGTCTAAATGAGAAGTCTTTTGTGGATGGCCTGAACTTCAGCTTAAATAGCATGCAGTACTCTAACCAGCAATTCCAGCCTGTTATGgctaactaa